A single Ignavibacteriales bacterium DNA region contains:
- a CDS encoding T9SS type A sorting domain-containing protein translates to MRQYIVSLIFVLFGTLELFSQQITTAGGGMTPGVVCGEDSRVSATHNAVGRILGYAANGEIVQIGTGFIAPNGKLISARHVYSDGANHSNPAVHWVIEFNVPASSSSGQINHPAAEHIYTIITDPPSKLGTLDYWIFDVELNSVTGEHPLRKQGTSLTLDLNGQMALNSNATIYGYGAKLSSSLNFALQSSSGQVTWIGSSESDVKYEIDTKGGSSGGPVIQNGVVRAIHREGYYSGGQCQNFGTLLNAEGFSLIYNSDWGYKTVYLEQTKYNSSIFSGVLKRWWNNGYLSYTTRKTLSLKENSNIILAADTNLIENFKFKEFENTTIQRVLNENTPPQNTEYKSLLVDVKNSIVINNQFESTAGYNAGQIEFKDPWFAANSSPYLTPPYGYSNLGLNAVFHSRPSPFNPKSSGSDIGSYYKGVFLNQSGSPDWLPPNYSIRASASGSFTVPSSGRTHYFHFLNWISNPSVGAEFQYPENLETAVSFKQDNTTVSALYKGIQLSNNPETYTNNGQQHFVRVKNSYLYSAYESMGKLFIEEKMPNGAWTLMNNGKPIIQEQVFSSSLDFVNNGTNEDDKLLLAYTSQNSGYPVIGTLLLNGYTDAVLLNDFAIWQSDNMHTPSELQPIVAVNGSIKFMIVFRRVDSDKKGLFFFPGTINGSTVSYADSSGYPWYIHGTNQYSVNPTISVSKTAANEPVYWIAWQQNSPSGSSSDIYYKQVTVHSNGSFTQYGGMMSGGSGYPWNRYPTITSIGNSARVAWQGYVGFIEDGMNKTGADEMEESRIIFKSTDWWQYWQFGYNVHKPNINRHDAENGYIFGWSQNGGQGIYFANNTTLSTISTVTGLQGFDVQISNGTDKSTMVANSYKTTQQPYFFTSSNGLSTFMKEQNLRIGSGREGIIRKGDVIFKYLVGDISRNGQEITFKAIPDTINLNSLGIINSYLETEPFTVNSNTELLYSVGFMVSDSVLGAEELNEGDEIKFTLTINDAESGQQVALLDEVTYTKNALGNYGNIAFRATMEGMPETPVKLKLTVQSNFEHISSLARRVNVGDVVEKSSTKTIAVASPLIVTEYLLSQNYPNPFNPITEIEFALPEQSDITLKVYDILGKEIATLASGSYSAGRYTVPFDGTSHASGVYIYKLSYGKGQSITRKMTLLK, encoded by the coding sequence CTTGTTCGGAACACTGGAATTATTTTCACAGCAAATAACAACTGCCGGAGGCGGAATGACACCGGGGGTAGTATGCGGGGAAGATAGCCGGGTTTCTGCAACCCATAATGCGGTCGGAAGAATATTAGGTTATGCAGCAAATGGTGAAATCGTACAAATAGGTACGGGCTTTATAGCACCAAACGGAAAATTAATTTCTGCCAGGCATGTTTATAGTGATGGCGCAAATCATAGCAATCCAGCCGTACACTGGGTAATTGAATTTAATGTACCCGCATCTTCAAGCTCAGGTCAGATCAATCACCCGGCCGCAGAACATATATATACAATAATAACAGATCCGCCATCGAAATTAGGAACATTAGACTACTGGATATTTGATGTTGAACTTAACTCGGTAACAGGGGAACATCCGTTAAGAAAGCAAGGTACTTCACTGACTCTTGATCTAAACGGACAAATGGCGCTGAATTCGAATGCTACCATTTATGGATATGGTGCGAAACTTAGTAGTTCATTAAACTTTGCACTTCAGTCCTCATCAGGTCAAGTTACCTGGATTGGTAGTTCTGAATCTGATGTAAAATATGAGATAGATACCAAAGGTGGTTCATCTGGCGGGCCTGTTATTCAGAATGGGGTGGTAAGAGCTATTCATCGTGAAGGTTATTATTCAGGGGGGCAATGCCAGAATTTTGGCACATTGCTTAATGCGGAGGGGTTTTCTCTAATATACAATTCAGATTGGGGTTATAAAACTGTTTATTTGGAACAGACTAAATACAATAGTTCTATTTTTAGCGGAGTTCTGAAACGGTGGTGGAATAACGGATATTTATCCTACACTACCAGAAAAACACTTAGTTTAAAAGAAAATTCAAATATAATTCTCGCAGCGGATACAAACCTCATTGAAAACTTTAAGTTTAAAGAATTCGAAAATACCACAATTCAAAGGGTGCTCAATGAAAACACTCCTCCGCAAAACACAGAATACAAATCACTTTTAGTAGATGTTAAGAATAGCATTGTAATCAACAACCAATTCGAAAGCACGGCAGGGTATAATGCTGGACAGATTGAATTTAAGGATCCGTGGTTTGCAGCAAATAGCTCCCCCTATTTAACCCCGCCATACGGGTATTCAAATTTAGGATTAAATGCTGTTTTTCATTCCCGCCCATCGCCGTTTAATCCAAAATCTTCGGGTTCGGATATTGGAAGTTATTATAAAGGAGTATTTCTTAATCAAAGTGGTTCACCTGATTGGCTCCCTCCAAATTACTCGATCAGAGCTTCTGCATCAGGTAGTTTTACAGTACCTTCTTCTGGACGCACTCACTACTTTCATTTTTTGAATTGGATATCAAACCCGTCTGTGGGTGCCGAGTTTCAATATCCTGAAAATTTGGAGACTGCTGTTTCATTCAAGCAGGACAATACCACTGTCAGTGCTTTATACAAGGGCATACAACTTTCCAATAACCCCGAAACCTATACCAACAACGGACAGCAGCACTTTGTAAGGGTTAAGAACAGTTATCTCTATTCTGCTTATGAGTCTATGGGTAAACTTTTCATCGAAGAAAAGATGCCAAACGGTGCGTGGACCCTTATGAACAATGGGAAACCGATTATCCAGGAACAGGTGTTTTCTTCTTCATTGGATTTTGTTAATAACGGAACTAACGAAGATGATAAACTGCTGCTTGCCTATACATCACAAAATTCAGGATACCCGGTGATTGGCACACTGCTTCTCAATGGTTACACAGATGCAGTTCTTCTGAATGATTTTGCTATCTGGCAGAGTGACAATATGCACACACCTTCTGAGTTACAACCAATTGTAGCGGTTAACGGAAGCATAAAGTTTATGATAGTCTTCAGAAGAGTGGACTCTGATAAGAAAGGTCTCTTCTTCTTCCCAGGTACCATAAATGGAAGCACTGTTTCCTATGCCGATAGCTCCGGCTATCCCTGGTATATACACGGTACCAATCAGTACTCAGTTAACCCTACCATCAGTGTATCCAAAACCGCGGCTAATGAACCAGTTTACTGGATTGCCTGGCAGCAAAACTCCCCGTCCGGCAGTTCCTCTGATATATATTATAAGCAGGTTACTGTTCACTCAAACGGCTCATTCACTCAGTATGGCGGAATGATGTCAGGAGGAAGCGGCTATCCCTGGAACCGTTACCCCACCATCACCTCAATTGGCAACTCAGCCCGTGTTGCCTGGCAGGGTTATGTCGGCTTTATAGAGGATGGTATGAATAAAACCGGGGCTGATGAAATGGAAGAGTCCAGAATAATATTCAAAAGCACGGACTGGTGGCAGTACTGGCAGTTTGGTTATAATGTTCACAAACCGAATATCAACCGTCACGATGCAGAGAACGGCTACATTTTTGGCTGGAGCCAGAATGGCGGTCAGGGTATTTATTTTGCAAATAACACAACCCTGAGCACTATTTCAACTGTGACAGGCCTTCAAGGGTTTGATGTTCAGATTTCAAACGGCACAGACAAGAGCACAATGGTTGCAAACAGCTACAAAACCACACAGCAGCCATATTTCTTTACTTCCTCAAACGGTCTTTCAACATTTATGAAGGAACAGAATCTGAGAATCGGCTCAGGGAGAGAGGGAATTATCAGAAAGGGAGATGTTATCTTCAAATACCTGGTAGGTGATATCAGCCGTAACGGGCAGGAGATAACATTTAAGGCGATACCAGACACCATTAATCTAAATTCCCTTGGCATAATCAATTCATATCTTGAAACAGAGCCGTTTACAGTCAACAGCAATACAGAGTTGTTATACTCAGTCGGCTTTATGGTCTCCGATTCTGTGCTTGGGGCAGAAGAACTGAATGAAGGTGACGAAATAAAATTCACCCTCACGATAAACGATGCTGAAAGCGGTCAGCAGGTTGCTCTGCTGGATGAGGTTACCTATACCAAAAATGCACTGGGCAATTATGGCAATATTGCGTTCCGGGCAACTATGGAAGGAATGCCAGAGACACCGGTTAAGTTAAAACTGACAGTGCAGAGTAATTTTGAACATATCAGTTCACTGGCAAGAAGAGTAAATGTAGGTGATGTTGTTGAGAAGAGCAGTACAAAAACCATAGCAGTTGCCAGTCCGTTGATTGTAACTGAATACTTACTCTCCCAAAACTACCCCAACCCCTTCAACCCGATAACTGAGATAGAGTTCGCCCTCCCTGAGCAAAGTGATATAACTC